One Peterkaempfera bronchialis DNA window includes the following coding sequences:
- a CDS encoding RHS repeat domain-containing protein — MPSTCRTTTTTYTAATTSAADTGYAPAYLLASTVTPSGARQSYTYNHNGDVARIVDPNGGTVTFSYDNLGRLLTKRRRPPATATTSTGT, encoded by the coding sequence GTGCCGTCGACTTGCCGCACCACCACGACGACCTACACCGCGGCCACGACCTCGGCCGCGGACACCGGCTATGCGCCCGCGTACCTGCTCGCATCGACGGTCACCCCCAGCGGGGCACGGCAGTCGTACACCTACAACCACAACGGCGATGTGGCGCGGATCGTCGACCCCAACGGCGGCACCGTCACCTTCAGCTATGACAACCTCGGCCGGCTGCTGACCAAACGACGCAGACCACCAGCTACGGCTACGACATCTACGGGAACATGA